The Nocardioides salarius genome includes a region encoding these proteins:
- a CDS encoding ubiquitin-like protein Pup, with the protein MAQEQKQPRKSTETEESVETAPETDVAERKEALDSDVDDILDEIDDVLESNAEDFVKSFIQKGGQ; encoded by the coding sequence ATGGCCCAGGAGCAGAAGCAGCCGCGCAAGTCGACGGAGACCGAGGAGTCGGTCGAGACCGCCCCGGAGACCGACGTCGCCGAGCGCAAGGAGGCGCTCGACAGCGACGTCGACGACATCCTCGACGAGATCGACGACGTGCTGGAGTCCAACGCCGAGGACTTCGTGAAGTCGTTCATCCAGAAGGGCGGCCAGTGA